A portion of the Halodesulfovibrio aestuarii DSM 17919 = ATCC 29578 genome contains these proteins:
- a CDS encoding molybdate ABC transporter permease subunit — MDFVAILSEQQTTAPLYLTVKTLGLVGLLHLVSGVLLGYYLTSKKSMMRSVVDFLVTLPLVFPPIATGFVLLMLLGRSGLIGHALPVDIVFSFTGVVIASFVAGLPLMVKSVETALRGDVRRLAELAHVLGKSDWETFWLVLLPNIRRSIATGWFLALGRGLGEVGITLMLGGNIIGKTNTLSLEIYNAVFSGEFDRAVVLASILAVFSCIIFIALKKLSSPNLI, encoded by the coding sequence ATGGACTTTGTTGCAATTTTATCAGAGCAGCAAACCACGGCTCCTTTGTATCTTACTGTTAAGACTCTGGGGCTTGTTGGTTTGCTGCACTTAGTAAGCGGCGTTTTGCTTGGCTATTATCTTACCAGTAAAAAAAGCATGATGCGCTCTGTTGTGGATTTTCTTGTGACGCTGCCACTGGTGTTTCCACCTATTGCCACGGGATTTGTGCTGCTGATGCTGCTTGGGCGTTCCGGCCTTATCGGTCATGCGCTTCCTGTGGATATAGTCTTCAGTTTTACAGGTGTGGTCATCGCATCATTTGTTGCGGGGCTGCCGCTTATGGTAAAATCTGTTGAAACAGCATTGCGGGGGGATGTTCGCCGTTTGGCGGAACTAGCCCATGTGCTGGGTAAAAGCGACTGGGAAACCTTTTGGCTGGTACTTCTTCCCAACATCCGGCGCAGTATTGCTACCGGCTGGTTTCTTGCCCTCGGTAGAGGATTGGGTGAAGTGGGTATTACCCTTATGCTGGGGGGAAATATTATTGGCAAAACCAATACGCTGTCCCTTGAAATTTACAATGCCGTGTTCAGCGGAGAATTTGACAGGGCAGTGGTGCTCGCATCAATTTTGGCCGTTTTTTCCTGTATAATCTTTATTGCGTTGAAAAAACTTTCGTCACCTAACCTGATATAG
- the modA gene encoding molybdate ABC transporter substrate-binding protein has translation MNLLRIAILGVFLLVSSVTTGWADTVVLASGAGYKKMVTALTSAYTQKTGHTVDLIFGNMARVTTLAKQKDKVGLVLGDSSFLERAHLPMQSAQELGRGKLVLAFSKSVKASTVADLDNPHVSRIALPDAKKAIYGKAAREFLQSSGRLPSIQPKLLEVSTVPQVFSYIATNEVDMGFLNLTHALNVADKLGGYVLVDDSLYSPISIVVGVLANASQKKEQQDFLQFLNTPEAQAIVRKHGL, from the coding sequence ATGAATTTACTTCGGATTGCGATCTTGGGCGTGTTCCTGCTTGTTTCATCTGTAACAACAGGCTGGGCAGATACTGTTGTTCTGGCTTCCGGTGCCGGATATAAAAAAATGGTAACTGCACTTACTTCTGCGTATACGCAGAAGACTGGGCATACTGTTGACCTTATTTTCGGTAATATGGCCCGTGTGACCACGTTGGCGAAACAGAAAGATAAAGTCGGTCTGGTTCTAGGTGACAGCAGCTTTTTGGAAAGAGCACATCTTCCGATGCAATCTGCACAGGAACTCGGTCGCGGAAAACTTGTGCTGGCATTTTCAAAATCTGTAAAGGCATCAACCGTTGCAGATCTGGATAACCCGCACGTAAGTCGCATTGCTCTGCCTGATGCAAAAAAGGCTATTTACGGAAAAGCTGCACGTGAATTTTTGCAGTCCAGTGGCAGGCTCCCTTCTATTCAGCCTAAACTGCTGGAAGTTTCCACCGTTCCTCAGGTATTTTCCTACATTGCAACCAACGAGGTTGATATGGGGTTCCTGAACCTTACTCACGCGTTGAATGTTGCTGATAAGCTCGGCGGATATGTGTTGGTGGATGACTCACTGTATTCCCCGATTTCTATCGTTGTAGGTGTGCTTGCCAATGCATCGCAGAAAAAAGAGCAGCAGGACTTTTTACAGTTCCTCAACACGCCGGAAGCACAGGCTATCGTTCGTAAACATGGACTGTAG
- a CDS encoding universal stress protein: MYKKMLVAFDGAESSMDIVRQAARFARSENSIVDIVTVCPEYQGNLRIQGDASVLYEMYDSIRNALNDAVAMCKADGVQVRGHFLTGNPADVLAEQIEALGSDIVALGTHSSQLLHSVVIGSVAGTVVRHSDIDLLIITGDKELSVQNIFLAYDGSAEAGIAARQACALAERYGSRLTAGIAYEMDMEAFSLSPVVESAAVEKTELAVESIKNIVASADVRDFDVAVRYGNPPHEVLVEEAQKSDAGLIVIGACSRSKLSHLLVGGVVHKLVYSSACPVLIVKEQAQ; encoded by the coding sequence ATGTATAAAAAAATGCTTGTGGCCTTCGACGGCGCAGAATCCTCAATGGACATAGTTCGGCAGGCAGCACGCTTTGCACGTTCTGAAAACTCCATAGTTGATATTGTTACGGTTTGTCCGGAATATCAGGGGAATTTGCGTATCCAAGGCGATGCAAGTGTGTTGTACGAAATGTACGACAGCATTCGTAACGCTCTTAATGATGCTGTCGCCATGTGCAAAGCAGATGGTGTGCAGGTGCGGGGACATTTTTTAACGGGCAACCCTGCGGATGTGCTTGCAGAGCAGATAGAAGCTCTTGGCAGTGACATAGTTGCCCTTGGTACACACTCTTCCCAGCTGTTACATTCTGTTGTGATCGGCTCAGTTGCCGGTACGGTTGTGCGTCATTCGGATATTGATCTGCTGATCATTACCGGAGACAAGGAATTGTCAGTGCAGAACATTTTCTTAGCGTATGACGGAAGTGCAGAAGCTGGCATTGCCGCACGTCAGGCTTGTGCTCTGGCAGAACGGTATGGCTCACGGCTGACGGCTGGAATCGCTTACGAAATGGATATGGAGGCGTTCAGCCTATCTCCGGTTGTAGAAAGTGCCGCTGTCGAGAAAACAGAACTGGCCGTGGAGTCTATAAAAAATATCGTTGCTTCTGCTGATGTGAGAGACTTTGATGTGGCAGTGCGCTACGGCAATCCTCCGCACGAGGTTCTTGTAGAAGAGGCTCAGAAGAGTGATGCAGGGTTGATTGTCATAGGGGCGTGTTCACGCAGTAAGCTTTCCCACCTTCTTGTGGGCGGGGTAGTACATAAACTTGTATATAGCAGTGCGTGTCCCGTACTTATCGTAAAGGAGCAGGCCCAATGA
- a CDS encoding sulfite exporter TauE/SafE family protein, with product MHDLLLDGARFVDLSLVGVLFLFFVGFVGGLVSGFIGSGGAFVLTPGMMSLGVPGPVAVASNMCHKFPKALVGALKRYKYGQVDIKLGLIVGVSAEVGVQIGIQIQKLILELWGPAGSNLYVSLAFVFVLVTVGSFVMKDAITTKRNGGEEKVTNIAKKLQSIELWPMVNFKGSNIRISFWFTAPVGLAAGLLAATIAVGGFAGVPGMIYIIGMSSLMASATELVVAFVMGLGGTLIWAFYGMVDIRLTLIILAGSLFGVQLGAIGTTYVKDYVIKYVMATIMLIVAFSRGLAIPKYLKQLEAINWDATLISSMSKTSFGLMCFALGVGAFIILKAMIVGRRKERQMAMAAGTNV from the coding sequence ATGCATGATTTATTATTAGATGGCGCACGCTTTGTAGACCTGTCTCTGGTGGGTGTGCTGTTCTTGTTCTTCGTTGGATTTGTTGGCGGACTGGTAAGTGGCTTTATCGGCTCCGGTGGTGCATTTGTTCTTACTCCGGGTATGATGAGTCTCGGTGTTCCGGGACCTGTAGCTGTAGCAAGTAACATGTGTCATAAATTTCCTAAAGCTCTTGTAGGTGCATTAAAACGCTACAAATACGGGCAGGTAGATATCAAATTGGGACTGATTGTCGGCGTTTCTGCTGAAGTCGGTGTTCAGATTGGTATCCAGATCCAGAAGCTTATTCTGGAACTATGGGGCCCTGCCGGTTCAAACCTGTATGTTTCCTTAGCGTTTGTATTTGTTCTGGTTACAGTGGGCAGCTTTGTTATGAAAGATGCTATCACCACTAAACGTAATGGTGGCGAAGAAAAAGTAACCAACATTGCTAAGAAATTGCAGAGCATTGAACTGTGGCCGATGGTAAACTTTAAAGGCAGCAACATCCGCATTTCATTCTGGTTTACCGCACCGGTTGGCCTTGCCGCTGGTCTGCTTGCAGCAACCATCGCTGTTGGCGGTTTCGCAGGTGTACCGGGTATGATTTACATCATCGGTATGTCCAGCCTTATGGCATCCGCAACCGAACTTGTTGTAGCGTTTGTTATGGGACTCGGCGGTACACTTATCTGGGCATTCTACGGAATGGTAGATATTCGCCTTACCCTCATCATCCTCGCAGGTTCTCTCTTCGGCGTACAGCTTGGTGCTATCGGTACTACGTACGTAAAAGACTATGTAATCAAATACGTAATGGCGACCATTATGTTAATCGTTGCTTTCAGCCGCGGTCTTGCAATTCCTAAATATCTCAAGCAACTTGAAGCTATTAACTGGGATGCAACTCTTATCTCCAGCATGAGTAAAACCAGCTTCGGTCTTATGTGTTTTGCTCTCGGTGTTGGTGCATTCATCATTCTTAAAGCAATGATTGTAGGACGCAGAAAAGAACGTCAGATGGCAATGGCTGCTGGTACCAACGTATAA
- a CDS encoding S16 family serine protease, whose product MRFFSKPEDVAPVPEPTLTMQEELRIAVEKSKLPENVRHIALEELTKLDRTDSSFAEFGLGVTYVELLLSLPWNISSQDNLELEHAVTVLNQEHFGLNGVKQRILEYLASNITCHIKKSTVLVVDDEQISRDNMAYSLDKLSCEVLTASNGLEAVDILEERNVDCIVTDLKMQKMDGLELLNYVQEKWPDTKLIIVTGYATVDNAIGALKKGALHYLPKPINLEILRNAVQEILEQQKQACSVSGPILCFTGPPGTGKTSIGKSVANALSRKFIRLSLAGMRDEAELRGHRRTYVGAMAGRIISELNKCGVNNPVFMLDEIDKIGQDFRGDPASVLLEILDPEQNRHFLDYYLDTPFDLSKVMFITTANMVDNLPAPLRDRMEIIPFSCYTLNEKKQIGLDYLAPRQLRTLGYSQNEIAFTPEAMSTLISGYTRDAGLRSVNREIGNVCRKINLQILQQLKKPPITISSEDIVSLLGYERYTFEAATAQPLIGVTTGLVWSEYGGQLIYIETAKMKGSGRLIMTGSLGEVLKESAQTALSFLRSNATKFSIDENLFEQRDIHVHIPAGDISKDGASAGVTIVMALLSLLTKRPARRDVALTGEFTLSGRILPVGGLREKILAAQQAGVRVILLPERNKKEVQVMNDEVRNAAELHFVSSINEIVEHVLLPSAD is encoded by the coding sequence ATGAGATTTTTTAGCAAACCAGAGGATGTAGCTCCTGTACCGGAACCGACACTGACCATGCAGGAAGAGCTGCGTATCGCCGTCGAGAAGTCAAAGCTTCCTGAAAACGTACGGCATATAGCACTCGAAGAACTCACCAAGCTGGACAGAACAGATTCTTCCTTTGCTGAATTCGGGCTGGGCGTAACCTATGTAGAATTGCTACTCTCTCTTCCGTGGAATATTTCCTCGCAGGATAATCTGGAACTTGAGCACGCCGTCACAGTTCTCAATCAGGAGCACTTCGGCCTGAATGGCGTTAAGCAGCGCATTCTGGAATATCTGGCTTCCAACATCACATGCCATATCAAAAAAAGCACTGTGCTTGTTGTGGATGATGAACAAATTTCCCGCGACAATATGGCCTATTCCCTCGACAAACTTTCCTGCGAAGTGCTTACGGCATCAAATGGTCTGGAAGCTGTGGACATTCTGGAAGAACGCAATGTGGACTGCATTGTAACCGACCTCAAAATGCAGAAGATGGACGGGCTGGAACTGCTCAACTATGTTCAGGAAAAATGGCCGGACACTAAACTTATTATCGTTACGGGGTACGCAACCGTTGATAACGCCATCGGTGCGCTTAAAAAAGGCGCGTTGCACTACCTTCCTAAACCCATCAATTTAGAAATTCTTCGCAATGCCGTTCAGGAAATTCTTGAACAGCAAAAGCAAGCGTGCTCCGTTTCCGGCCCTATCCTCTGCTTCACAGGCCCTCCGGGAACCGGAAAGACATCCATCGGCAAATCCGTTGCAAATGCTCTCTCCAGAAAATTCATCAGGTTGTCTCTTGCGGGCATGCGTGATGAAGCCGAGCTTCGCGGGCACAGGCGTACGTACGTAGGCGCAATGGCAGGTCGCATCATCAGCGAACTGAACAAATGCGGCGTGAATAACCCGGTATTTATGCTGGATGAAATAGATAAGATAGGTCAGGACTTCAGGGGGGATCCCGCCTCTGTCCTGCTGGAAATTCTTGACCCTGAACAGAACAGACACTTTTTAGACTACTATCTTGATACTCCGTTCGATCTTTCAAAGGTAATGTTTATTACAACGGCAAACATGGTGGACAATCTTCCGGCACCATTGCGCGACAGAATGGAGATTATTCCCTTCTCCTGCTACACACTGAACGAAAAAAAACAGATCGGGCTGGATTATCTTGCCCCGCGTCAACTGCGCACACTCGGATACTCCCAAAACGAAATCGCTTTCACACCGGAGGCCATGTCCACCCTCATTTCCGGCTACACCAGAGATGCGGGACTGCGCAGCGTGAACAGGGAAATAGGTAATGTCTGCCGCAAGATCAATTTACAGATTCTGCAACAGCTCAAAAAGCCGCCAATCACTATTTCAAGCGAAGACATTGTCTCCCTGCTCGGATATGAACGATATACATTTGAGGCCGCTACTGCGCAGCCGCTTATCGGTGTCACAACGGGACTGGTGTGGAGTGAATACGGCGGGCAGCTTATCTACATTGAGACAGCCAAAATGAAAGGCAGCGGTCGATTGATTATGACCGGCTCACTGGGAGAAGTTCTGAAAGAATCCGCCCAGACTGCACTCAGTTTTCTGCGGAGTAATGCCACAAAATTCTCAATAGATGAAAATCTGTTCGAGCAAAGGGATATTCATGTGCACATCCCTGCCGGTGACATCTCGAAAGATGGCGCATCAGCAGGGGTAACAATCGTCATGGCATTATTGTCACTGCTTACCAAACGGCCGGCAAGAAGGGATGTTGCGCTGACAGGGGAATTCACCCTGAGCGGAAGGATATTACCTGTAGGCGGACTGCGTGAGAAAATTCTGGCAGCACAACAGGCCGGTGTACGTGTAATTCTGCTGCCGGAACGCAATAAAAAGGAAGTTCAGGTAATGAATGATGAGGTGCGTAATGCAGCGGAACTGCACTTTGTATCGTCCATCAACGAAATAGTTGAGCACGTGTTGCTGCCATCGGCAGACTAG
- a CDS encoding sigma-54-dependent transcriptional regulator — protein MIDAKILIAEDELIARENLAHVLTQQGATVTAVENGAQAQAAIEKEQFDVVLTDMRMPDISGLELLQFIKVTSPDTEVIILTGYATVDSAVQAMGSGAFQYLAKPVRLDEVTLLTQKALEKKRLKEEVAMLRTQLEASGSDRIIGNSAPIIQLKHQIDQVAAVGCTVLIQGETGTGKELVAKALHMGSPRRNNLFFAINCASFNEELLANELFGHEKSAFTGANSAKKGLLESADHGTFFLDEVGDMPLSMQANLLRVLETRKLLRVGGTIEVPVDVRIIAATNRDLLSMVEHGTFRRDLYYRLNVITLEVPPLRKRKDDIPLLASFFVNKFASVFKKNITDIDDDVLNILSDYAFPGNVRELENMMERAVVLCNGRVIRVAQLPPDLWGDHLIPAAVPKAPVEFDDIVSLEDNERRYLSWVLEQTDGNKSRAAELLGLNRGSLWRKMKRLGLES, from the coding sequence ATGATTGATGCAAAGATATTGATTGCTGAAGACGAGCTGATTGCTCGGGAAAATTTGGCGCATGTGTTAACTCAGCAGGGAGCGACTGTAACCGCTGTCGAGAACGGGGCACAGGCTCAGGCGGCTATCGAAAAAGAGCAGTTCGATGTTGTTTTAACCGATATGCGTATGCCCGATATCAGCGGGCTTGAGTTGCTTCAGTTTATCAAGGTAACATCGCCGGACACAGAGGTTATTATATTAACAGGATATGCCACTGTGGATAGCGCCGTGCAGGCTATGGGGAGTGGGGCATTTCAATATCTGGCAAAGCCTGTACGTCTGGATGAAGTTACGTTGCTGACCCAGAAGGCATTGGAAAAAAAGAGACTGAAAGAAGAAGTCGCCATGTTGAGGACTCAGCTTGAGGCATCCGGTTCCGACAGGATAATCGGCAACAGTGCTCCTATTATTCAGCTGAAGCATCAGATTGATCAGGTTGCGGCTGTTGGATGTACTGTGCTTATTCAAGGGGAAACGGGAACAGGCAAAGAACTGGTGGCTAAAGCCCTGCATATGGGAAGTCCTAGACGAAACAACTTGTTTTTTGCCATTAACTGCGCGTCATTTAATGAAGAATTGCTGGCAAATGAACTGTTCGGGCATGAAAAATCAGCCTTTACAGGCGCGAACAGTGCCAAGAAAGGGCTTCTTGAATCTGCGGATCATGGTACTTTTTTTCTGGATGAAGTAGGGGATATGCCGCTGAGTATGCAGGCAAACCTGCTGAGGGTTCTGGAAACCAGAAAACTGCTCAGGGTAGGCGGCACAATTGAGGTGCCGGTAGATGTGCGCATTATTGCCGCAACAAACAGAGATTTGCTGAGCATGGTAGAGCATGGGACGTTCCGTCGAGACCTGTATTACAGGCTTAACGTAATAACGCTGGAGGTTCCTCCGCTTCGTAAGCGCAAAGACGATATCCCGCTGCTGGCCAGTTTTTTTGTGAACAAGTTTGCGTCCGTGTTCAAGAAAAACATTACCGATATTGACGATGACGTGCTCAATATCCTGAGTGACTATGCGTTTCCCGGTAACGTACGGGAACTGGAAAATATGATGGAACGCGCAGTTGTGCTCTGTAACGGAAGGGTTATTCGCGTTGCGCAGTTACCTCCCGATTTGTGGGGAGACCATCTGATTCCGGCAGCAGTACCTAAAGCTCCTGTTGAATTTGATGATATAGTGTCATTGGAGGACAATGAACGCCGCTACCTTAGCTGGGTACTGGAACAGACAGACGGCAACAAAAGCCGTGCAGCAGAACTGCTGGGTCTGAACAGAGGTTCCCTGTGGAGAAAAATGAAGCGGCTCGGGCTTGAAAGCTAG
- a CDS encoding sensor histidine kinase: MLRLNVRQRIIAGFLILSICLGGQTLFSYKQLLLVEDKTYSVEFIDDVESSILNFRRQEKNYLLYGEKSSYQLALSEIEETLELLGGHADLNFDEAMTDSIIELKKTISEYRDRIVAMYAAATKQKRNLDDEVGKLREIGQELVFKAQSIADLERANILKINRQLRKQLLFSILAVTFLFLCTLYFITKRIVGPLKVIEETTTQIAQGNFAHVDVKNMSDEISKVQIAFNRMVSELEHRQAQLVQAQKMSSIGTLSAGIAHQVNNPLNNISTSAQILQGELKESINPFAKKLLDNIETETARARDIVRGLLEFARCTELSLRTVSLKNVVDNAVQLVSSQIPSGVTLEVNVPDNIFVHLDPQRMGEVLINLIINATQAMKEQTSGFISISVLKEQVEDFVTLVVSDSGEGIPEEDLPKVFDPFFTSKDVGEGTGLGLSVAYGIIEEFDGEIRVESTLGAGSRFYIDLPLRHHD, encoded by the coding sequence ATGTTGAGACTTAATGTTAGACAGCGGATTATCGCAGGTTTTCTCATCCTCTCGATTTGTTTAGGGGGGCAGACACTCTTTTCCTACAAACAGTTGCTGCTTGTTGAAGATAAAACATACTCTGTTGAATTTATTGATGATGTCGAAAGCTCTATTTTGAATTTTCGTCGGCAGGAAAAGAACTATCTGCTGTATGGAGAAAAGAGCAGTTACCAGCTTGCATTGAGTGAAATAGAAGAGACGCTTGAATTGCTGGGTGGACATGCTGATTTGAATTTTGATGAAGCTATGACGGACAGCATCATTGAGTTGAAAAAAACTATTTCCGAGTATCGAGACCGTATTGTTGCCATGTATGCAGCTGCAACCAAGCAGAAACGTAATCTTGATGACGAAGTTGGAAAGCTGCGTGAAATAGGGCAGGAGCTTGTTTTTAAAGCGCAAAGTATTGCGGACTTGGAACGTGCTAATATTCTTAAAATTAACAGACAATTGCGTAAGCAGCTGCTGTTCTCTATTTTGGCAGTGACATTTTTATTTCTGTGTACCCTGTATTTTATCACTAAACGCATTGTGGGGCCGCTGAAGGTTATTGAAGAAACCACAACGCAAATTGCGCAAGGGAATTTTGCCCATGTAGATGTGAAAAATATGTCTGATGAAATATCCAAGGTACAGATTGCCTTTAACCGTATGGTTTCCGAGCTGGAGCATCGACAGGCGCAGTTAGTACAGGCGCAGAAAATGTCCTCTATCGGTACCTTGAGTGCGGGAATCGCACATCAGGTAAACAACCCGCTCAATAATATTTCCACTTCAGCACAAATCCTTCAGGGCGAACTGAAGGAATCCATTAATCCCTTCGCCAAAAAGCTCCTTGATAATATTGAAACAGAGACAGCACGCGCACGGGATATTGTACGCGGCTTATTGGAATTTGCACGATGCACAGAGTTGTCGCTGCGTACTGTTTCATTAAAGAACGTTGTGGATAACGCGGTTCAACTTGTTTCTTCGCAGATACCCTCGGGTGTTACTCTTGAGGTCAACGTACCGGACAATATTTTTGTGCACCTTGATCCGCAGAGAATGGGCGAGGTGCTGATTAATCTTATTATCAACGCCACGCAGGCTATGAAAGAACAGACTTCAGGTTTCATTTCTATTTCTGTTCTCAAAGAGCAGGTTGAGGACTTTGTCACACTTGTTGTGTCCGATTCCGGCGAAGGCATACCTGAAGAGGATTTGCCTAAAGTATTTGACCCGTTCTTTACCAGCAAGGATGTGGGAGAAGGTACAGGGCTTGGACTTTCTGTTGCGTATGGCATCATCGAAGAGTTTGACGGCGAAATCCGTGTTGAAAGTACACTCGGTGCCGGCTCCAGATTTTATATAGATTTACCATTGAGACACCACGATTAG
- a CDS encoding cupin domain-containing protein encodes MNVSTIANNTVYFSHGSKDLTDVAWVDHPKFKGVQLKLLLSGADTGNTFSSHLIKVDPLCGLETHCHEDQKELHEIVDGHGECVLTGKTICYTSGVMTVIDKGELHQVKAGSDGLLMLAKFFPPAA; translated from the coding sequence ATGAATGTTTCTACTATTGCAAACAATACTGTATACTTTTCACATGGTTCAAAAGATCTTACTGACGTGGCGTGGGTTGACCATCCCAAGTTCAAAGGGGTTCAACTGAAACTTTTGCTCTCCGGTGCGGACACTGGCAACACCTTCAGCTCTCACCTTATAAAAGTTGACCCCTTATGCGGTCTGGAAACACACTGCCATGAAGACCAGAAAGAGTTGCATGAAATTGTAGACGGGCACGGAGAATGTGTTTTAACCGGAAAAACAATCTGTTATACTTCAGGAGTTATGACGGTTATCGACAAAGGTGAACTCCATCAGGTGAAGGCTGGCTCTGACGGACTTCTCATGCTGGCAAAATTTTTTCCACCGGCTGCTTAA
- a CDS encoding AraC family transcriptional regulator, with amino-acid sequence MAKEKSEIRTINLSEELGIEAIFGKRIRNTFQRHIHATYLFGLVEKGTRDITCGGCTESVSEQESFVLQPAQVHTCTCSADHCYSILSIKPEFVEALAVQLFGIGHPPPFFPYVCCRDKLLSKQLQAIFTLIKKQGMSDHALASIQRYISTLLQHQPPIPHKITQQDESVVDSTCEFLQKNHAQKLPLSSLAEHACLSPFHLQRLFTKRMGISPNDYLQAHRVAEARQRLRMNIPLSELALSLGFYDQSHFTRTFRKVMGVSPGSYRKTNSN; translated from the coding sequence ATGGCGAAAGAGAAAAGCGAAATACGCACTATCAACCTTTCTGAAGAGTTAGGGATTGAGGCAATATTCGGCAAGCGGATACGCAACACCTTTCAACGCCACATCCACGCAACATACCTCTTTGGTCTTGTTGAGAAAGGAACGCGTGACATCACATGCGGCGGCTGTACAGAATCCGTTTCTGAACAGGAATCGTTTGTGCTGCAACCTGCACAGGTTCACACATGTACATGCAGTGCCGATCATTGCTACAGCATTCTCAGCATTAAGCCGGAATTTGTGGAAGCACTTGCAGTGCAGCTCTTTGGAATCGGGCATCCACCACCTTTCTTTCCATATGTCTGCTGCAGGGACAAACTGCTTTCTAAACAACTTCAGGCTATCTTTACCCTTATAAAAAAACAGGGCATGAGCGATCATGCCCTTGCTTCAATACAACGCTATATCTCTACCCTGCTACAGCATCAGCCGCCGATACCGCACAAAATCACACAACAGGATGAATCTGTTGTAGACAGCACCTGTGAGTTCCTTCAAAAGAACCATGCACAAAAGCTGCCTCTTTCGTCCCTTGCGGAACACGCCTGCCTAAGTCCGTTCCATCTCCAACGGCTTTTCACAAAACGCATGGGAATAAGCCCTAACGATTACCTGCAAGCCCACCGTGTTGCCGAAGCACGGCAACGATTACGCATGAACATTCCGCTAAGCGAACTTGCACTCTCGTTAGGCTTTTACGATCAAAGCCACTTCACGCGCACATTCCGGAAAGTAATGGGCGTATCCCCGGGAAGTTATCGTAAAACTAATTCCAACTAG